One Mycolicibacterium fortuitum subsp. fortuitum genomic window carries:
- a CDS encoding acyl-CoA dehydrogenase family protein: MSTTAKHVVEVTAEERVELVARARKLAAEFEKYGKRADEDNLFPSELVPLYKESGLPKLVIPKKYGGLGADVWTTALVEKELASYGDPAITLSFNMHHVMVGIFRELLDEPARERLFTKIVEDGSMLSGTLSEERAGISGLSDTVCVPDGNGGWLASGAKNWATYIENADIVAFTAVITNEDGSLPETFSEHAEREAVFVIPADTPGLSIRRTWNTMSMRASGTQTLVLDKVPVPAEAYSGTYRNGLFNEIEWACFPFAGVYLGVGERALRLVSESLSKKSLGRTQEGEEKAVRDIGYVQYELGKAWTELQSAEWAVRGTAEALFEGADATWNPIERPARVSIGKVAATEAAINVTDTALRLVGGGGIRKGAPLEKLFRDARAGIYHPVNSNQAYDLIGKTALGLFG; encoded by the coding sequence ATGTCCACCACTGCAAAGCACGTCGTGGAAGTTACCGCCGAGGAACGCGTCGAACTCGTCGCGCGTGCCCGCAAACTCGCCGCCGAGTTCGAGAAGTACGGCAAGCGCGCCGACGAGGACAACCTGTTCCCCAGCGAGCTCGTTCCGCTGTACAAAGAAAGCGGACTGCCCAAGCTCGTCATCCCGAAAAAGTATGGCGGTTTGGGCGCCGACGTATGGACCACCGCGCTGGTCGAAAAGGAATTGGCGTCGTACGGAGATCCGGCAATCACGTTGTCGTTCAACATGCATCACGTCATGGTCGGCATTTTCCGTGAACTTCTCGATGAGCCGGCACGTGAACGCCTCTTCACCAAGATCGTCGAGGACGGCTCGATGCTCTCCGGGACCCTCAGCGAGGAACGAGCCGGCATCAGCGGGCTCTCTGACACCGTCTGTGTTCCCGACGGCAATGGCGGATGGCTGGCCAGCGGTGCGAAGAACTGGGCCACCTACATTGAGAACGCCGATATCGTGGCCTTCACCGCGGTGATCACCAACGAAGACGGAAGCCTGCCCGAGACCTTCAGCGAACACGCCGAACGGGAAGCGGTCTTCGTCATTCCCGCCGACACGCCGGGGCTGTCGATCCGCCGGACATGGAACACCATGTCGATGCGTGCCAGCGGCACGCAAACGCTGGTCCTGGACAAGGTGCCGGTCCCCGCAGAGGCCTACAGCGGTACCTACCGCAACGGCCTGTTCAACGAGATCGAATGGGCCTGCTTCCCTTTCGCCGGCGTGTACCTCGGGGTCGGGGAACGCGCGCTGCGACTGGTCAGTGAGTCGCTGAGCAAGAAAAGCCTCGGGCGCACCCAGGAAGGAGAAGAGAAGGCGGTCCGCGATATCGGATATGTCCAGTACGAGCTCGGAAAGGCCTGGACCGAACTGCAGTCCGCGGAGTGGGCCGTGCGCGGCACCGCCGAGGCGCTGTTCGAAGGTGCCGATGCCACCTGGAATCCGATCGAGCGTCCAGCGCGGGTTTCGATCGGCAAGGTCGCCGCGACAGAAGCGGCCATCAACGTCACCGATACGGCGCTGCGACTGGTCGGCGGCGGCGGTATTCGTAAAGGCGCTCCGCTGGAGAAGTTGTTCCGCGATGCGCGGGCCGGTATCTACCACCCGGTCAACAGCAACCAGGCTTACGACCTGATCGGTAAGACCGCGCTGGGACTGTTCGGCTAG
- a CDS encoding SDR family oxidoreductase gives MTIRFDFDQRTVLITGAAQGIGKALAEHFAASNARVAVVDRDEALLQKEWAGHGENIITVAADVAQTEDVQRAVSSVVETWGSIDVVVNNAGIARDAVVWKLTDDQWASVLAVHLGGTFNVTRAAVPHMRANGFGRIINVTSYTGMHGNIGQSNYAAAKGGIIGFTKSVAKETARFGITSNAISPNAATAMVAAVPADKLAEMTASVPQGRFADPGEMAAAVAFLASDEAAYITGVVLPVDGGVSM, from the coding sequence ATGACCATACGTTTTGACTTCGACCAGCGCACCGTCTTGATCACCGGTGCCGCCCAGGGCATCGGCAAGGCCCTGGCCGAACATTTCGCGGCATCCAACGCCCGGGTCGCCGTCGTTGATCGCGACGAGGCGCTACTGCAGAAAGAGTGGGCAGGACACGGGGAGAACATCATCACCGTCGCTGCCGATGTCGCACAGACAGAAGACGTCCAGCGCGCGGTGTCCAGTGTTGTCGAAACGTGGGGCAGCATCGATGTGGTGGTCAACAACGCCGGCATCGCCCGTGACGCGGTGGTGTGGAAACTGACCGACGATCAGTGGGCCAGTGTGTTGGCAGTACATCTGGGTGGCACGTTCAATGTGACCCGTGCCGCTGTTCCGCACATGCGTGCCAACGGGTTCGGGCGAATCATCAACGTCACGTCCTATACCGGCATGCACGGCAACATCGGTCAGTCCAACTACGCGGCGGCCAAGGGCGGCATCATCGGGTTCACGAAATCCGTGGCCAAGGAGACCGCACGATTCGGTATCACCAGCAATGCGATCTCTCCCAACGCTGCTACCGCGATGGTGGCCGCCGTGCCCGCCGACAAACTGGCCGAGATGACGGCCTCGGTGCCGCAGGGCAGGTTCGCCGATCCAGGCGAGATGGCCGCCGCCGTAGCTTTTTTGGCCTCCGACGAAGCTGCCTACATCACCGGTGTCGTACTTCCCGTTGATGGCGGGGTATCGATGTGA
- a CDS encoding SDR family NAD(P)-dependent oxidoreductase has product MTDLHGRCAVVTGGNSGIGLALAVGLARAGADVAVWARNPERSRTAVQELKSHGVEALAVACDVGDEQSVLDATAQTVQALGKIDILFANAGIADAKDYLDTSLQEWHHVLRTNVDGTFLTTREVGRHMVDRGQGGSIVVVSSTVARYGAATQAAYAASKSACGSLGRTIAVEFARHQIRCNVLVPGWVSTPMNDHLRANDKFFDVTVRRTPVRRWADASEFYDVAAFLADPTLTFHTGNEVVVDGGYTIF; this is encoded by the coding sequence GTGACTGACCTACACGGACGATGCGCAGTGGTGACTGGCGGCAACAGCGGTATCGGGCTGGCGTTAGCCGTCGGACTGGCCCGTGCAGGTGCTGACGTAGCAGTGTGGGCGCGCAATCCTGAACGCAGCCGCACCGCAGTCCAGGAGCTCAAAAGCCATGGCGTCGAGGCACTTGCGGTGGCATGCGATGTCGGAGACGAACAGTCGGTCCTGGACGCCACCGCCCAGACCGTGCAGGCATTGGGCAAGATCGACATTCTGTTCGCAAACGCCGGCATCGCCGATGCGAAAGACTACCTGGACACCTCGTTGCAGGAATGGCACCACGTCCTGCGCACCAACGTCGATGGCACTTTCTTGACCACTCGCGAAGTCGGCCGGCACATGGTGGATCGCGGTCAAGGCGGATCGATTGTGGTGGTCTCTTCCACGGTGGCGCGCTACGGCGCTGCCACCCAAGCCGCGTACGCCGCCAGCAAGAGTGCGTGCGGATCGCTGGGGCGCACGATCGCAGTCGAATTCGCGCGTCATCAAATTCGCTGCAATGTTCTCGTGCCGGGCTGGGTGTCTACCCCGATGAACGATCACCTACGCGCCAACGACAAATTCTTCGATGTGACGGTACGCCGCACCCCGGTTCGCCGCTGGGCTGACGCCAGTGAATTCTACGACGTCGCAGCATTCCTCGCCGATCCTACGTTGACGTTTCACACCGGCAACGAGGTCGTCGTCGACGGCGGCTACACCATCTTCTGA
- a CDS encoding thiolase C-terminal domain-containing protein, with protein sequence MSYRAAVVGVGLTDATSPRKQNFSVLELCQQSVWTALEHSGVRPESLDAVVTGNIDGFEGTVLAGKSQTRLLGVGEHLPLTIINTGGTTGGNLMQVAARMVRAGTHRRVLVLGGPTFFGASDLQAAINTNSPMIIEQPLGMGAYHMGAFAASAYQARFGMSADDLATVVVADHTKAQRNPHAHLRYPVSKEDVANGRPLSSPLTQPMVCPVSTSAVAMVVADADSDEDFAATPALIKAMGISSDPYLGGGKGDFSQMQNLAILARKVYALADIRNPRSDFDVVEIFAPYAHMQPLALEALGFADPGDAIELIRSGATDLGGDLPVNMSGGPKCTNAGVAGELAPYAYAALQVMGDAPEPIQVHGARRSLAHGTGGTFFQFENLAVFETYRRSTTS encoded by the coding sequence ATGTCCTATCGCGCCGCAGTCGTCGGTGTTGGCCTGACCGACGCGACATCACCACGCAAACAGAACTTTTCAGTACTGGAACTCTGCCAACAGTCGGTATGGACCGCTCTGGAGCACAGTGGTGTGCGACCGGAAAGCCTCGATGCGGTGGTCACCGGCAACATCGACGGTTTCGAGGGGACGGTGTTGGCGGGCAAGAGCCAAACGCGGTTGCTCGGCGTCGGTGAGCACCTACCCCTGACAATCATCAACACCGGGGGCACCACCGGCGGAAACCTGATGCAGGTTGCCGCGCGGATGGTGCGCGCCGGCACGCACCGGCGTGTCCTTGTCCTGGGCGGGCCGACCTTCTTCGGAGCCTCGGACCTGCAGGCAGCGATCAACACCAACTCGCCGATGATCATCGAACAACCCCTGGGCATGGGCGCTTATCACATGGGCGCCTTTGCCGCCAGCGCCTATCAGGCACGGTTTGGGATGTCTGCCGACGACTTGGCAACCGTGGTGGTGGCCGACCACACGAAAGCGCAACGCAATCCGCACGCACACCTGCGCTACCCGGTATCCAAAGAGGACGTGGCCAACGGCCGCCCGCTGTCCTCACCGTTGACCCAGCCGATGGTCTGCCCGGTGTCGACGTCGGCGGTGGCCATGGTGGTGGCCGACGCCGACAGCGACGAGGATTTCGCGGCCACGCCGGCGCTGATCAAAGCCATGGGAATATCCAGCGATCCGTATCTCGGTGGCGGCAAAGGCGACTTTTCCCAGATGCAGAATCTGGCCATCCTCGCCAGAAAGGTCTATGCGCTGGCCGACATCCGCAATCCTCGGAGCGATTTCGACGTTGTGGAAATCTTCGCGCCGTATGCGCATATGCAGCCCTTGGCCTTGGAAGCGCTCGGGTTCGCCGACCCCGGCGACGCCATCGAATTGATCCGGTCGGGAGCGACCGACCTGGGCGGAGACCTACCGGTCAACATGTCCGGCGGCCCCAAGTGCACCAACGCCGGCGTCGCAGGCGAATTGGCTCCCTACGCCTACGCCGCACTGCAGGTGATGGGCGACGCACCCGAACCGATCCAGGTCCACGGCGCCCGCCGGTCCCTGGCCCACGGCACCGGCGGAACCTTCTTCCAATTCGAGAACCTGGCCGTGTTCGAAACCTACCGAAGGAGCACCACCTCATGA
- a CDS encoding acyl-CoA dehydrogenase family protein, producing the protein MSDESPDAALVGAVEDFLRQHDPHTMERSEFLRARFDAGLAWVHYPQGLGGQNLDAELQPIVDAAFAAAGAPDNAPHRNVIGLGMAAPTILRFAGDELKSRWLKPLWTGEEIWCQLFSEPGAGSDLAAVSTRAVRDGEGWRVSGQKVWTSLAHAATWALLVARTDPSETKHRGLTYFVCDMSSDGVDVRPLRQLTGEAEFNEVFLDDVYVPDTHRLGEPGQGWKVTQLTLMNERVAIGAGTTPREGGAIGFLTRSWRDNPHRRHPAVYDDLLKLWVDAEAARLTTARLRQQMEAGLPGPEGSGAKLSYARLAQQTASVEVDLAGAEGLRYDDYSMRRPDLDVEDNRPAAYRYLRTKGNSIEGGTSEIMRNIIAERVLGLPAEQRVDVDIAWKDLPR; encoded by the coding sequence ATGAGCGATGAGTCGCCGGATGCAGCACTCGTAGGTGCCGTCGAGGATTTTCTGCGCCAGCATGACCCCCACACGATGGAACGATCCGAGTTTCTGCGGGCACGCTTTGACGCCGGGCTTGCATGGGTGCATTACCCGCAAGGACTCGGTGGCCAGAACCTCGATGCCGAACTGCAGCCGATCGTTGACGCTGCGTTCGCTGCCGCCGGCGCACCAGATAATGCCCCGCACCGCAACGTAATCGGCCTGGGCATGGCAGCACCGACCATCCTCCGCTTCGCTGGCGACGAGCTGAAATCGCGGTGGCTGAAACCGCTGTGGACCGGCGAGGAGATCTGGTGTCAGCTGTTCAGTGAGCCCGGCGCAGGATCGGACCTCGCCGCGGTGTCCACCCGTGCCGTGCGTGACGGTGAGGGCTGGCGAGTGTCTGGGCAGAAGGTGTGGACGTCTTTGGCCCACGCTGCCACGTGGGCTCTGCTGGTGGCGCGCACCGACCCCAGTGAGACCAAACATCGGGGCCTGACGTACTTCGTCTGCGACATGTCCAGCGATGGGGTGGACGTGCGTCCCCTGCGTCAGCTGACCGGTGAGGCCGAATTCAACGAGGTCTTCCTCGATGATGTGTATGTTCCCGATACGCACCGCCTCGGTGAGCCAGGACAGGGATGGAAAGTCACCCAACTGACCCTGATGAACGAACGCGTCGCCATCGGAGCGGGGACCACCCCCCGCGAAGGTGGCGCCATCGGATTTTTGACCAGGTCATGGCGCGACAACCCGCACAGGCGTCACCCCGCGGTCTACGACGACCTGCTCAAACTGTGGGTCGATGCCGAAGCCGCGCGGCTGACCACTGCGCGACTGCGCCAGCAGATGGAGGCCGGATTGCCCGGCCCGGAAGGCTCGGGGGCCAAGTTGTCCTACGCCCGCCTGGCTCAGCAGACCGCCAGTGTCGAGGTTGATCTGGCCGGCGCCGAGGGCTTGCGTTACGACGACTACAGCATGCGGCGACCCGACCTCGACGTGGAGGACAACCGCCCGGCCGCGTACCGGTACTTACGTACCAAAGGGAACTCGATCGAAGGCGGCACCTCAGAAATCATGCGCAACATCATCGCCGAGCGAGTCCTCGGCCTGCCCGCCGAGCAACGCGTGGACGTCGACATCGCCTGGAAGGACCTGCCCCGATGA
- a CDS encoding Zn-ribbon domain-containing OB-fold protein codes for MTARTQAVHWDLHYDIHLGATWSRFMEGLQNQTILGNACPDCARVFVPPQAYCESCFVPTDGWVELPDEGTLEVFTVAWHGFRGSPEPPYAVGAIRLDGASTLLMHWVVGVQFDSSKDVREALPFGTRVQAKWSSERTGQILDIAHFVPISGESNGQAS; via the coding sequence ATGACCGCACGCACTCAGGCCGTCCATTGGGACCTGCACTACGACATTCATCTCGGGGCGACCTGGAGCAGGTTTATGGAAGGCCTGCAGAACCAGACGATCCTCGGCAACGCGTGCCCGGACTGTGCGCGGGTGTTCGTCCCGCCCCAGGCCTACTGCGAATCGTGCTTCGTGCCTACCGACGGCTGGGTCGAATTGCCTGACGAGGGCACCCTGGAGGTCTTCACCGTCGCCTGGCACGGCTTCCGAGGTAGCCCCGAACCTCCCTATGCCGTCGGCGCTATCCGCCTCGACGGCGCCAGCACGCTGTTGATGCACTGGGTGGTCGGCGTGCAGTTCGATTCGAGCAAAGATGTGCGCGAGGCGCTGCCGTTCGGCACGCGTGTGCAAGCCAAATGGTCATCCGAGCGGACCGGCCAGATCCTCGACATCGCCCATTTCGTTCCCATCTCCGGAGAAAGCAATGGTCAAGCCTCTTGA
- a CDS encoding acyl-CoA dehydrogenase family protein, with protein MTLANPPVPDLLYSELEEQLRDTLRDVLKSKAEWAAVLTRTESSDTVDAELWATLATEVGLAGLAVSEEHGGSGASLREVAVVLEELGRAVAPVPFLDAAVTTPALLSVLHLHDLLARSASGESVATLIVPADRTPWDESEFTTATVTEDGRLTGTVRSVSGALTADTLLVPIDSGLYAVGRDDATVTPVVSLDMTRQLSDVSFTDTPAHRLDAHEVGGAVRTALSVSCALLASEQLGLAEQCLAMTVDYLKDRRQFGRVLGSYQSLKHRLADLWVDITQSRAVARYAAACAATGSPDLPLASSLAHVVCSTTAVRAAEECIQLHGGIGFTWEHPAHLYLKRAKTTQMLFGTPSAHRHRIGELAGLNVAPVHSGGNS; from the coding sequence ATGACCCTGGCCAATCCGCCGGTACCGGATCTTCTGTATTCCGAACTGGAAGAACAGCTGCGCGACACGTTGCGCGATGTGCTCAAAAGCAAAGCAGAATGGGCCGCGGTTCTCACACGCACGGAATCATCAGACACAGTCGATGCCGAGCTGTGGGCAACCCTGGCCACCGAAGTCGGCTTGGCGGGGTTGGCCGTATCCGAAGAGCACGGTGGGAGCGGCGCGAGCTTGCGCGAAGTGGCTGTGGTGCTGGAAGAACTCGGACGCGCGGTCGCCCCGGTGCCCTTTCTGGATGCGGCGGTCACCACCCCGGCACTGCTGTCGGTGCTGCACCTTCACGACCTACTTGCCCGCTCGGCCTCAGGAGAATCCGTTGCGACACTGATCGTTCCGGCCGACCGGACACCCTGGGATGAATCCGAATTCACCACTGCCACGGTCACCGAAGACGGCCGGCTGACCGGCACGGTGCGTTCGGTCTCTGGCGCCCTGACAGCCGATACGTTACTGGTGCCGATCGACAGTGGCCTCTATGCCGTGGGCCGTGATGACGCCACCGTCACACCCGTGGTGTCGCTGGATATGACCCGCCAACTGAGTGACGTCAGCTTCACCGATACCCCCGCACACCGCCTGGACGCCCATGAAGTGGGCGGGGCCGTGCGCACGGCGCTGTCCGTCTCGTGTGCCCTGCTGGCATCTGAACAGCTGGGACTGGCTGAGCAATGCCTGGCGATGACCGTCGACTACCTCAAAGACCGCCGGCAGTTCGGGCGCGTCCTGGGTTCCTATCAGAGCCTCAAGCACCGACTGGCCGATCTGTGGGTCGACATCACCCAGTCACGTGCTGTGGCCCGTTACGCCGCAGCGTGTGCGGCCACCGGTAGTCCGGATCTGCCGTTGGCCAGTTCCTTGGCACACGTGGTGTGTTCGACAACAGCGGTGCGGGCCGCCGAGGAATGCATCCAGTTGCACGGCGGGATCGGTTTCACCTGGGAGCATCCTGCGCACCTCTACCTCAAACGCGCCAAGACGACGCAAATGCTGTTCGGCACGCCCTCGGCACACCGCCACCGAATCGGCGAGCTGGCAGGACTGAACGTCGCGCCCGTGCATTCAGGGGGAAACTCGTGA
- a CDS encoding TetR/AcrR family transcriptional regulator, translating to MTKATPEQPGSPRRTRLEADDRRDQIVAAARDLFAQRPYEQVSTGEIAAAAGTTRTNVLYYFKSKRGLFSEIVERFSRIPEDFVVPDGHDDVAGRVRAIFEKWLDGIERNRGTYITMVRASSSSDPKVSGALRDSMRTWEQNLLRIVGLDIDEPSNHAMVRSFQALVADATMAWLESKELDKSQVLELLTNCLIAVGHSASAD from the coding sequence ATGACGAAAGCAACGCCAGAGCAACCGGGTTCGCCACGGCGCACCCGGCTGGAAGCCGACGATCGGCGCGATCAGATCGTGGCTGCGGCCCGGGATCTATTCGCGCAGAGGCCTTACGAACAGGTATCCACCGGCGAAATCGCCGCAGCGGCGGGTACCACTCGTACGAATGTGTTGTACTACTTCAAATCAAAGCGCGGCCTGTTTTCTGAGATCGTCGAACGCTTCTCCCGGATACCGGAGGACTTCGTGGTGCCGGACGGGCATGACGATGTCGCTGGGCGGGTGCGCGCGATTTTCGAGAAATGGCTCGACGGGATCGAGAGAAACCGTGGCACCTACATCACCATGGTGCGTGCGTCGTCGAGTTCAGACCCCAAAGTCAGTGGGGCTCTCCGCGATAGCATGCGCACCTGGGAGCAGAATCTGCTGCGCATCGTTGGGCTCGATATCGACGAGCCTTCCAACCATGCGATGGTCCGTAGTTTCCAGGCGCTGGTGGCCGACGCAACGATGGCGTGGTTGGAGTCCAAAGAACTCGACAAGTCACAAGTGCTGGAATTGTTGACCAACTGCCTTATCGCAGTGGGGCACAGCGCCTCTGCTGACTGA
- a CDS encoding flavin reductase family protein — MTNGRPQPAPSEVRPISEHFKNAFRRHPGGVAVITADSGSGPVGLTATSVTSLSASPPRLIFTITDASSSAPTIIESSTAVVHLLDTEDLALAQLCATSGIDRFADTTIWERLPTGEPYFPAAAEILLIRAVDKIRTTGSTIVVADVVDVRQRRHAQPGGAQNRLVYQDRTWHSVGQHSSIRTNTHSKGFASKS; from the coding sequence GTGACAAATGGACGACCCCAGCCCGCGCCGAGCGAAGTTCGACCGATCAGTGAGCACTTCAAGAATGCCTTCCGCCGACACCCAGGCGGGGTCGCTGTCATCACCGCCGACAGCGGATCGGGCCCGGTAGGCCTGACAGCTACGTCGGTCACTTCACTGAGCGCCTCGCCGCCTCGACTGATTTTCACCATCACCGACGCCTCTTCCAGCGCGCCTACCATCATCGAATCCAGCACCGCCGTAGTTCATTTGCTCGACACCGAGGACCTGGCACTGGCGCAATTGTGCGCCACCAGCGGCATCGATCGCTTCGCCGACACAACGATCTGGGAACGCCTACCCACCGGGGAGCCGTACTTTCCTGCTGCCGCGGAAATTCTTCTCATCCGAGCCGTGGACAAGATCCGCACGACAGGCTCCACCATTGTCGTCGCTGACGTTGTCGACGTTCGCCAGCGTCGGCATGCGCAGCCGGGCGGAGCACAAAATCGGTTGGTCTATCAGGACCGGACCTGGCATTCGGTCGGCCAGCATTCCTCAATCCGCACAAACACTCACAGCAAAGGATTCGCGAGCAAGTCGTAA
- a CDS encoding helix-turn-helix domain-containing protein has product MLHVTDSQTSVPRPIRERVEQLIRDRQRALGEDRRISPSVLQSWLRSVRYGLSPAQVGPCGESTPEQDMRLLDAAVTVMRTRIDGLTAAESCLFLTNAAGVILRHWVGDDALMARLAKLDIEPGFLVSETTLGTTSGSTLITATPTFVRGPEHFGMQFLEFTSAGMVITHPVTQRIVGSINLISRFRDTSPLAVPWVCDIATEVERCLLDAATTAEQGLMRAFVNERRDARHAVVAVNEKTVVANAAATRMLGSVDQAVLWEYAARVLSDPGAADQPAALGGPRPVVIDHHTVVSDGSVIGVVLKLKRAEVRNTEGPAIVELPGMVGHSERWTALLNQLARTHASPGVLLVGERGVGKSAIARACCTTSYREIDAAASAADPQWVTNIAAPALNAPDHSTVIIHHLDQLAPAMVTSLCDALTHRPAPSRVFATSATWPHRDHATDPALVTFPTVISVPPLSERSADLPVLVAHFTAEAGADREPVQWMPDALRALARVDWSDNIAGLKRLVTQIVSETGYSYISAKELPTHLAAITSRRRLVGLERAEATAIVDAIKTAGGNKHQAAAKLGIARSTLYRKMRSLGIDMDDAVL; this is encoded by the coding sequence GTGCTTCACGTCACAGACTCACAGACGAGTGTTCCGCGTCCCATCCGCGAGCGCGTCGAGCAGCTCATCCGCGATCGCCAGCGAGCGCTGGGAGAGGACCGGCGAATCTCGCCGAGCGTGCTGCAGTCGTGGCTGCGAAGCGTGCGATACGGATTGAGTCCGGCACAGGTCGGACCCTGCGGAGAGTCGACCCCCGAGCAGGACATGCGACTGCTCGACGCTGCGGTCACTGTCATGCGCACCCGCATCGACGGGCTGACGGCCGCGGAATCGTGTTTGTTCCTGACCAATGCCGCAGGCGTGATCCTGCGGCATTGGGTCGGTGACGACGCTCTGATGGCACGGCTGGCCAAGCTGGACATCGAGCCCGGGTTCCTGGTGTCCGAGACCACCTTGGGCACCACCAGCGGCAGCACACTGATCACGGCAACGCCGACGTTCGTGCGCGGCCCCGAGCATTTCGGCATGCAGTTCCTGGAGTTCACCTCAGCAGGAATGGTCATCACTCACCCAGTGACCCAGCGCATCGTGGGCAGCATCAATCTGATCAGCCGATTCCGGGACACCTCGCCGTTGGCCGTGCCCTGGGTATGTGACATCGCCACCGAAGTAGAGCGATGCCTGCTGGATGCCGCTACGACCGCCGAACAGGGACTCATGAGGGCATTCGTCAACGAACGCCGCGACGCCCGCCATGCTGTTGTCGCCGTCAACGAGAAAACAGTGGTCGCGAACGCCGCCGCGACGCGCATGCTCGGATCAGTCGACCAGGCAGTGCTCTGGGAGTATGCCGCCCGTGTCCTCAGCGACCCCGGCGCTGCCGACCAACCCGCAGCGCTGGGCGGCCCGCGACCAGTGGTCATCGACCATCACACCGTCGTCAGTGATGGATCGGTCATCGGTGTCGTGCTCAAGCTTAAACGTGCCGAGGTCCGCAACACCGAGGGCCCAGCCATCGTGGAGCTACCCGGCATGGTGGGCCACAGCGAGCGTTGGACGGCGCTGCTGAATCAGCTCGCCCGCACTCACGCCTCCCCCGGCGTGCTGCTCGTCGGTGAGCGCGGAGTGGGCAAATCGGCGATTGCGCGCGCGTGTTGCACAACCAGCTACCGCGAGATTGACGCGGCCGCCTCAGCCGCAGATCCGCAGTGGGTGACCAACATTGCCGCGCCGGCGTTGAACGCGCCCGACCACAGCACCGTGATCATTCACCATCTCGACCAGCTCGCCCCGGCGATGGTGACCTCCCTGTGCGATGCGCTCACCCACCGGCCCGCACCGAGCCGGGTCTTTGCCACCTCGGCCACTTGGCCACACCGAGACCACGCCACCGACCCCGCCTTGGTCACCTTCCCCACCGTCATCTCGGTACCCCCGCTTTCAGAACGCTCTGCAGACCTGCCGGTGCTCGTCGCACACTTCACCGCCGAGGCCGGCGCCGACCGCGAACCTGTGCAATGGATGCCCGACGCGTTGCGCGCATTGGCCCGCGTGGACTGGTCCGACAACATCGCGGGGCTCAAACGACTGGTCACCCAGATCGTGTCCGAAACCGGCTACAGCTATATCAGCGCCAAGGAACTGCCCACCCACCTTGCCGCCATCACCTCACGGCGCAGGCTGGTGGGACTGGAACGCGCAGAGGCAACGGCCATCGTCGACGCCATCAAGACCGCCGGCGGCAACAAACACCAAGCCGCCGCCAAGCTCGGCATTGCGCGCTCGACGCTCTACCGCAAGATGCGCTCGCTGGGTATCGACATGGATGACGCCGTCTTGTGA